One Ahaetulla prasina isolate Xishuangbanna chromosome 1, ASM2864084v1, whole genome shotgun sequence DNA window includes the following coding sequences:
- the APLF gene encoding aprataxin and PNK-like factor isoform X1 codes for MAVPVSRHPLSCCLPHPSPGITAASPAVPLVTDKNVPRKHAILKVVGDQLSIKLVHVNLCFYWPVEDDQLFPLDRDKWHQLCPADSFSLLVDKYIFKIMCTPLEKENLLRENDNCGVEDLPDQIPTTLQSTMKSHSQPSEQSTIPSSKKQLPEVHSLMEKATEIPEKFTLPKKEESRPAQRKRQLPEWMLPADLMVSSQSTSDSKNGSNEEVKPGVSKKQKIIESEDSALLKEGIFTKDVVKKIPKNGSKKISQKAESSFEQFNNELDDEELDLDLKSDGQASQPAQVHTTNIKENKLESVDSKTRQVYKEKPSQSLLNQGDIQETTLNQATGIDTSNITESQEMQQSSHINKPLRTACQYGKSCYRKNPIHFQEFSHPGDSDYYDSEALSQVDDHRPECPYGTACYRKNPQHKLEYKHTAPPESERRQTRSKVTRKERSVLADESDDDGEANEYNLNDSFIDDEEEEECDPTDEDSDWEPDFQDNDGEDMDMLLKEAQNFVKTKN; via the exons atggcagtgcCTGTTAGCAGGCATCCACTCAGCTGCTGCCTGCCACATCCCTCACCTGGTATCACTGCTGCATCACCAGCTGTCCCATTA GTTACAGATAAAAACGTTCCCAGGAAGCATGCTATTCTGAAAGTAGTTGGTGACCAGCTTAGCATCAAACTG GTCCATGTGAACctttgtttttattggcctgttgaAGATGACCAACTATTTCCATTGGATAGAGATAAGTGGCATCAGTTGTGTCCAGCTGACAGTTTTTCTCTGTTGGTAGACAAATATATCTTCAAGATTATGTGTACTCCACTGGAAAAGGAAAACCTACTAAG ggAAAATGATAATTGTGGTGTAGAAGACCTACCAGATCAAATCCCTACAACTCTGCAGTCTACTATGAAATCTCACAGTCAGCCTTCGGAACAATCAACAATCCCTTCTAGCAAAAAACAACTTCCAGAAGTACATTCACTTATGGAAAAAGCAACCGAAATCCCAGAGAAG ttTACTCTTCCTAAAAAAGAAGAATCAAGGCCTGCTCAGCGAAAAAGACAGCTTCCAGAATGGATGCTGCCAGCAGATCTAATGGTTTCAAGCCAGTCAACCTCTGACTCTAAAAATG GTAGTAATGAAGAAGTAAAGCCAGGTGTAAGTAAAAAGCAGAAAATTATTGAAAGTGAAGATTCTGCCCTTCTAAAAGag GGAATATTTACTAAAGATGTTGTGAAGAAAATACCAAAGAATGGAAgtaaaaaaatatctcagaaagCTGAAAGTTCATTTGAACAATTTAACAATGAGCTGGATGATGAAGAGCTGGACCTGGACCTCAAGTCAGATGGACAAGCATCTCAGCCTGCTCAAGTACATAcaacaaatataaaagaaaacaaattggaGAGTGTTGACTCTAAAACCAGGCAGGTTTATAAGGAAAAGCCATCACAATCATTACTCAATCAGGGTGATATTCAAGAGACTACTCTGAATCAGGCTACTGGAATAGATACTTCGAATATAACAGAAAGTCAAGAGATGCAACAGAGTTCTCACATAAACAAACCCCTGAGGACTGCTTGCCAGTATGGGAAAAGCTGCTACAG AAAGAATCCTATACATTTCCAGGAGTTTAGTCACCCTGGTGATAGTGATTATTATGACTCAGAAGCTTTAAGTCAGGTTGATGATCATAGGCCTGAATGTCCTTATGGAACAGCTTGTTACAG AAAAAATCCACAGCACAAGTTGGAATATAAACATACAGCTCCTCCTG aatcTGAAAGAAGGCAGACAAGATCAAAAGTTACAAGAAAAG AAAGAAGTGTTCTTGCGGATGAGAGTGATGATGATGGGGAAGCAAATGAATATAACTTGAATGACAGTTTTATAGatgatgaagaggaggaagagtgtGATCCTACTGATGAAGATTCTGATTGGGAACCAGATTTTCAAGACAATGATGGTGAAGATATGGACATGCTTCTCAAAGAAGCACAGAATTTTGTTAAAACCAAGAACTAA
- the APLF gene encoding aprataxin and PNK-like factor isoform X3: MCTPLEKENLLRENDNCGVEDLPDQIPTTLQSTMKSHSQPSEQSTIPSSKKQLPEVHSLMEKATEIPEKFTLPKKEESRPAQRKRQLPEWMLPADLMVSSQSTSDSKNGSNEEVKPGVSKKQKIIESEDSALLKEGIFTKDVVKKIPKNGSKKISQKAESSFEQFNNELDDEELDLDLKSDGQASQPAQVHTTNIKENKLESVDSKTRQVYKEKPSQSLLNQGDIQETTLNQATGIDTSNITESQEMQQSSHINKPLRTACQYGKSCYRKNPIHFQEFSHPGDSDYYDSEALSQVDDHRPECPYGTACYRKNPQHKLEYKHTAPPESERRQTRSKVTRKERSVLADESDDDGEANEYNLNDSFIDDEEEEECDPTDEDSDWEPDFQDNDGEDMDMLLKEAQNFVKTKN; encoded by the exons ATGTGTACTCCACTGGAAAAGGAAAACCTACTAAG ggAAAATGATAATTGTGGTGTAGAAGACCTACCAGATCAAATCCCTACAACTCTGCAGTCTACTATGAAATCTCACAGTCAGCCTTCGGAACAATCAACAATCCCTTCTAGCAAAAAACAACTTCCAGAAGTACATTCACTTATGGAAAAAGCAACCGAAATCCCAGAGAAG ttTACTCTTCCTAAAAAAGAAGAATCAAGGCCTGCTCAGCGAAAAAGACAGCTTCCAGAATGGATGCTGCCAGCAGATCTAATGGTTTCAAGCCAGTCAACCTCTGACTCTAAAAATG GTAGTAATGAAGAAGTAAAGCCAGGTGTAAGTAAAAAGCAGAAAATTATTGAAAGTGAAGATTCTGCCCTTCTAAAAGag GGAATATTTACTAAAGATGTTGTGAAGAAAATACCAAAGAATGGAAgtaaaaaaatatctcagaaagCTGAAAGTTCATTTGAACAATTTAACAATGAGCTGGATGATGAAGAGCTGGACCTGGACCTCAAGTCAGATGGACAAGCATCTCAGCCTGCTCAAGTACATAcaacaaatataaaagaaaacaaattggaGAGTGTTGACTCTAAAACCAGGCAGGTTTATAAGGAAAAGCCATCACAATCATTACTCAATCAGGGTGATATTCAAGAGACTACTCTGAATCAGGCTACTGGAATAGATACTTCGAATATAACAGAAAGTCAAGAGATGCAACAGAGTTCTCACATAAACAAACCCCTGAGGACTGCTTGCCAGTATGGGAAAAGCTGCTACAG AAAGAATCCTATACATTTCCAGGAGTTTAGTCACCCTGGTGATAGTGATTATTATGACTCAGAAGCTTTAAGTCAGGTTGATGATCATAGGCCTGAATGTCCTTATGGAACAGCTTGTTACAG AAAAAATCCACAGCACAAGTTGGAATATAAACATACAGCTCCTCCTG aatcTGAAAGAAGGCAGACAAGATCAAAAGTTACAAGAAAAG AAAGAAGTGTTCTTGCGGATGAGAGTGATGATGATGGGGAAGCAAATGAATATAACTTGAATGACAGTTTTATAGatgatgaagaggaggaagagtgtGATCCTACTGATGAAGATTCTGATTGGGAACCAGATTTTCAAGACAATGATGGTGAAGATATGGACATGCTTCTCAAAGAAGCACAGAATTTTGTTAAAACCAAGAACTAA
- the APLF gene encoding aprataxin and PNK-like factor isoform X2, translated as MAVPVSRHPLSCCLPHPSPGITAASPAVPLVTDKNVPRKHAILKVVGDQLSIKLVHVNLCFYWPVEDDQLFPLDRDKWHQLCPADSFSLLVDKYIFKIMCTPLEKENLLRENDNCGVEDLPDQIPTTLQSTMKSHSQPSEQSTIPSSKKQLPEVHSLMEKATEIPEKFTLPKKEESRPAQRKRQLPEWMLPADLMVSSQSTSDSKNGSNEEVKPGVSKKQKIIESEDSALLKEGIFTKDVVKKIPKNGSKKISQKAESSFEQFNNELDDEELDLDLKSDGQASQPAQVHTTNIKENKLESVDSKTRQVYKEKPSQSLLNQGDIQETTLNQATGIDTSNITESQEMQQSSHINKPLRTACQYGKSCYRKNPIHFQEFSHPGDSDYYDSEALSQVDDHRPECPYGTACYRKNPQHKLEYKHTAPPESERRQTRSKVTRKEGRKGTVALGIVKQARRGKKIMLLYIPFKYWYCRGSSDPVVRREAARHTKG; from the exons atggcagtgcCTGTTAGCAGGCATCCACTCAGCTGCTGCCTGCCACATCCCTCACCTGGTATCACTGCTGCATCACCAGCTGTCCCATTA GTTACAGATAAAAACGTTCCCAGGAAGCATGCTATTCTGAAAGTAGTTGGTGACCAGCTTAGCATCAAACTG GTCCATGTGAACctttgtttttattggcctgttgaAGATGACCAACTATTTCCATTGGATAGAGATAAGTGGCATCAGTTGTGTCCAGCTGACAGTTTTTCTCTGTTGGTAGACAAATATATCTTCAAGATTATGTGTACTCCACTGGAAAAGGAAAACCTACTAAG ggAAAATGATAATTGTGGTGTAGAAGACCTACCAGATCAAATCCCTACAACTCTGCAGTCTACTATGAAATCTCACAGTCAGCCTTCGGAACAATCAACAATCCCTTCTAGCAAAAAACAACTTCCAGAAGTACATTCACTTATGGAAAAAGCAACCGAAATCCCAGAGAAG ttTACTCTTCCTAAAAAAGAAGAATCAAGGCCTGCTCAGCGAAAAAGACAGCTTCCAGAATGGATGCTGCCAGCAGATCTAATGGTTTCAAGCCAGTCAACCTCTGACTCTAAAAATG GTAGTAATGAAGAAGTAAAGCCAGGTGTAAGTAAAAAGCAGAAAATTATTGAAAGTGAAGATTCTGCCCTTCTAAAAGag GGAATATTTACTAAAGATGTTGTGAAGAAAATACCAAAGAATGGAAgtaaaaaaatatctcagaaagCTGAAAGTTCATTTGAACAATTTAACAATGAGCTGGATGATGAAGAGCTGGACCTGGACCTCAAGTCAGATGGACAAGCATCTCAGCCTGCTCAAGTACATAcaacaaatataaaagaaaacaaattggaGAGTGTTGACTCTAAAACCAGGCAGGTTTATAAGGAAAAGCCATCACAATCATTACTCAATCAGGGTGATATTCAAGAGACTACTCTGAATCAGGCTACTGGAATAGATACTTCGAATATAACAGAAAGTCAAGAGATGCAACAGAGTTCTCACATAAACAAACCCCTGAGGACTGCTTGCCAGTATGGGAAAAGCTGCTACAG AAAGAATCCTATACATTTCCAGGAGTTTAGTCACCCTGGTGATAGTGATTATTATGACTCAGAAGCTTTAAGTCAGGTTGATGATCATAGGCCTGAATGTCCTTATGGAACAGCTTGTTACAG AAAAAATCCACAGCACAAGTTGGAATATAAACATACAGCTCCTCCTG aatcTGAAAGAAGGCAGACAAGATCAAAAGTTACAAGAAAAG agggaaggaaagggacagTTGCTCTTGGAATTGTAAAGCAGgcaagaagaggaaagaagattATGCTTCTTTATATTCCGTTTAAGTACTGGTACTGTAGAGGAAGCAGTGATCCAGTGGTGAGGAGAGAGGCAGCCAGACATACGAAAGGATAG